The following proteins are encoded in a genomic region of Candidatus Rokuibacteriota bacterium:
- the lhgO gene encoding L-2-hydroxyglutarate oxidase: protein MSRSADIAIIGAGIVGLATAVSLSERHPRARLVVLDKEPRVAAHQTGHNSGVIHSGIYYKPGSHKARLCVEGARLMTEFCDAHGIGYERCGKVIVATDESELPRLQALHERGTANGVPGLRLVSGEEARAHEPHCRAVRGLLSPATGIVDYTQVAEAMAGLIEKRGAEVVTGARLTGARRGAAGFVLETPAGPIAARHVVNCGGLHSDRVARLMGAAPDVRIIPFRGEYYMLRPERRSLVRGLIYPVPDPRFPFLGVHFTRTVHRDVEAGPNAVLALAREGYSIGTVRVGEALGTFAYRGFWAMARRYWRMGAYELYRSLSKGAFVRSLQRLVPDIRAEDIAPGGAGVRAQAVSPDGSLVDDFKIALTPGAIHVLNAPSPAATASIAIGRHIASLAAEHFGL from the coding sequence GTGTCTCGATCCGCCGACATCGCCATCATCGGCGCCGGCATCGTCGGGCTCGCCACCGCGGTCTCGCTGAGCGAGCGGCATCCCCGCGCCCGCCTCGTCGTCCTCGACAAGGAGCCGCGCGTCGCGGCCCACCAGACCGGGCACAACAGCGGTGTCATCCACTCCGGGATCTACTACAAGCCCGGTTCCCACAAGGCCCGGCTCTGCGTGGAGGGCGCCCGGCTCATGACCGAGTTCTGCGACGCCCACGGCATCGGGTACGAGCGGTGCGGCAAGGTCATCGTGGCCACCGACGAGTCGGAGCTGCCGCGGCTCCAGGCGCTCCACGAGCGTGGCACGGCCAACGGCGTCCCGGGCCTCCGGCTCGTCTCCGGGGAGGAGGCGCGGGCGCATGAGCCGCATTGCCGGGCGGTGCGCGGGCTGCTGTCGCCTGCCACGGGGATCGTGGACTACACGCAGGTGGCCGAGGCCATGGCCGGGCTGATCGAGAAACGCGGCGCCGAGGTGGTCACGGGCGCCAGGCTCACCGGCGCGCGGCGCGGCGCGGCGGGCTTCGTGCTCGAGACGCCGGCGGGCCCGATCGCGGCGCGCCACGTGGTCAACTGCGGGGGGCTCCACTCGGACCGCGTGGCGCGCCTCATGGGGGCCGCCCCCGATGTGCGGATCATCCCGTTCCGCGGCGAGTACTACATGCTCCGTCCCGAGCGCCGGTCCCTGGTCCGCGGGCTCATCTATCCCGTCCCGGACCCGCGCTTCCCCTTCCTGGGCGTCCACTTCACGCGGACGGTGCACAGGGACGTGGAGGCCGGTCCCAACGCGGTGCTCGCCCTCGCCCGCGAGGGGTACTCCATCGGGACGGTCCGGGTGGGCGAGGCGCTGGGCACCTTTGCCTATCGGGGGTTCTGGGCCATGGCCCGGCGCTACTGGCGGATGGGGGCCTACGAGCTCTACCGCTCGCTGAGCAAGGGGGCCTTCGTCCGGTCGCTCCAGCGGCTCGTCCCCGACATCCGGGCGGAGGACATCGCTCCCGGCGGCGCCGGCGTGCGGGCCCAGGCGGTGAGCCCGGACGGATCACTCGTGGACGACTTCAAGATCGCGCTGACGCCGGGCGCCATCCACGTGCTCAATGCGCCCTCGCCCGCCGCCACCGCGTCCATCGCCATCGGCCGGCACATCGCCAGCCTGGCGGCGGAGCACTTCGGTCTGTAA
- a CDS encoding cyclic nucleotide-binding domain-containing protein → MSRQIGDVPTRTFKPGDFIFREGDGANGEAFMVHEGKVEIRRRFGTEERVLRVLGKGDLLGELALFRNAPRSADAVAAEPVTLMLIPANRLEHLVRSNPALALALIRQLATRMLEAEDRAREAETRIREAEARAPRP, encoded by the coding sequence ATGAGCCGTCAGATCGGGGACGTGCCCACCAGGACCTTCAAGCCCGGCGACTTCATCTTCCGCGAGGGGGACGGCGCCAACGGCGAGGCCTTCATGGTGCACGAGGGCAAGGTCGAGATCCGGCGGCGCTTCGGTACGGAGGAGCGTGTGCTGCGCGTGCTCGGCAAGGGCGACCTGCTCGGGGAGCTGGCGCTCTTCCGCAACGCGCCGCGCTCGGCCGACGCCGTGGCCGCCGAGCCCGTCACGCTCATGCTGATCCCGGCCAACCGGCTCGAGCACCTGGTGCGCTCGAACCCGGCGCTGGCGCTGGCGCTGATCCGCCAGCTGGCCACGCGCATGCTGGAGGCCGAGGACCGCGCGCGCGAGGCCGAGACCCGGATCCGCGAGGCCGAGGCCCGCGCCCCCAGGCCCTGA
- a CDS encoding carbon starvation protein A, whose product MNTLLAVIIGAVTVYLAYTLYARRIDRHVIQSDPKRATPATLYMDGVDFMPTNRNILFGYHFKSIAAAGPIVGAIVAASLWGWLPSIIWLVLGVSFMGWASDYSAIVISVRNEGNSLSAIAHRLVSPRTRTILFVFIFFYLLLVAGAFTGIMATVLESQPRTQFGVIVLTAMGLLLGQMLYRWRTGLVGATLLTVGITMVAILAGPWTETLFRTLNGGLNGLFGGAPIVTYFDPTLANFKGAEAKIMPSLLFWALAICAFCYAGSVLPIWRMAQPVVYVGFWITATAMVLGLVGAAVAGFVKPEVARFVIPAFKGWNPQLGPSGMMPLWPMLFVTIACGAISGWHALFGAVGTARQIENEADMLPVGGGSMLAEFLLGLLALLAVSVGAKGAPVAAFATGLGGFISVWGVPMEYATSLAFAAFIVIVLVVTQLIFRVQRVTLSEWLGDAIPPVRNQHVASLVSIALAILLVLTGTWVYLWQLFGGANQLMAALSLLLVTVWLASVGKNWLYAGLPAIFMYLTTLAALVVTASNIYFNVYQPNMAAGRVIPVIGSGLMVLVALLLVAAAIIIGIDGWRAFQRYRHQPAPQPRPAAARA is encoded by the coding sequence ATGAACACGTTACTGGCGGTCATCATCGGGGCGGTAACGGTGTACCTCGCGTACACGCTTTACGCGCGGCGGATCGACCGCCACGTCATCCAGTCCGATCCCAAGCGGGCGACTCCCGCCACCCTGTACATGGATGGTGTGGACTTCATGCCCACGAACCGCAACATCCTCTTCGGCTATCACTTCAAGTCCATCGCGGCGGCGGGCCCGATCGTGGGCGCCATCGTCGCGGCCAGTCTCTGGGGCTGGCTGCCGTCGATCATCTGGCTGGTGCTGGGCGTGTCCTTCATGGGCTGGGCGAGCGATTACAGCGCCATCGTGATCTCCGTCCGGAACGAGGGCAACAGCCTCTCGGCCATCGCCCATCGCCTGGTCTCTCCCCGCACGCGCACGATCCTCTTCGTGTTCATCTTCTTCTACCTGCTGCTGGTGGCCGGCGCCTTCACGGGCATCATGGCGACGGTGCTGGAGTCGCAGCCGCGGACCCAGTTCGGCGTGATCGTGCTCACGGCCATGGGTCTCCTCCTGGGCCAGATGCTGTATCGGTGGCGGACGGGGCTCGTGGGAGCGACGCTCCTCACCGTCGGTATCACGATGGTGGCCATCCTCGCCGGCCCCTGGACAGAAACGCTGTTCAGGACGCTCAACGGGGGCCTCAACGGCCTCTTCGGCGGCGCGCCCATCGTCACCTACTTCGACCCGACGCTGGCCAACTTCAAGGGGGCCGAGGCGAAGATCATGCCGAGTCTCCTCTTCTGGGCGCTGGCCATCTGCGCGTTCTGCTATGCGGGGTCGGTGCTGCCGATCTGGCGCATGGCCCAGCCGGTGGTGTACGTCGGCTTCTGGATCACGGCCACCGCCATGGTCCTGGGCCTGGTGGGCGCGGCGGTCGCCGGCTTCGTCAAGCCGGAGGTGGCGCGGTTCGTGATCCCGGCGTTCAAGGGCTGGAACCCGCAGCTCGGCCCGTCCGGCATGATGCCGCTCTGGCCGATGCTCTTCGTCACCATCGCGTGCGGGGCCATCTCGGGCTGGCACGCGCTGTTCGGCGCGGTCGGCACCGCCCGGCAGATCGAGAACGAGGCCGACATGCTCCCGGTCGGCGGCGGCTCGATGCTGGCCGAGTTCCTGCTGGGCCTGCTGGCCCTGCTGGCCGTCTCCGTCGGTGCCAAGGGCGCACCGGTCGCCGCCTTCGCCACCGGGCTGGGCGGCTTCATCAGCGTCTGGGGCGTGCCCATGGAATACGCGACGTCGCTGGCCTTCGCGGCGTTCATCGTCATCGTGCTCGTCGTCACCCAGCTCATCTTTCGCGTGCAGCGGGTCACGCTCAGCGAGTGGCTGGGCGACGCCATCCCGCCGGTCCGCAACCAGCACGTGGCCTCGCTCGTGTCGATCGCGCTGGCCATCCTGCTGGTGCTGACGGGCACCTGGGTGTACCTCTGGCAGCTGTTCGGCGGCGCCAACCAGCTCATGGCCGCGCTGTCGCTGCTGCTGGTGACCGTGTGGCTCGCGTCGGTCGGCAAGAACTGGCTGTACGCCGGGCTGCCGGCCATCTTCATGTACCTCACCACGCTGGCCGCCCTCGTGGTGACGGCCAGCAACATCTACTTCAACGTGTACCAGCCCAACATGGCGGCGGGCCGGGTCATCCCGGTCATCGGGTCCGGCCTCATGGTGCTGGTGGCGCTGCTGCTGGTGGCGGCGGCGATCATCATCGGCATCGACGGGTGGCGGGCGTTCCAGCGCTACCGCCACCAGCCCGCCCCGCAGCCCCGACCGGCTGCCGCGCGGGCCTGA
- a CDS encoding trypsin-like peptidase domain-containing protein, with protein sequence MVRRFALSATLLLAFAAGAPGAAQAQRSLSVQEALLRAKPAVVLVIAEVSAEVTLDCGGGPTTMTPPAFRETGTGWFVDGRGWIITNGHVVQPAHTPPRWLVNQQAQRAVTTACLPKALQRQGMTPGERPELEDAIKRKLLDRVLPTTKVKLTPQVSVVISSGARFKAEVKKYSPPVSNDPGAMSGRDLALLHVPGAEFPVLPLADSKVVQIGDPVHILGFPGVVLSHELLNKSAGVEASVTNGAISGFKQDVANQPVLQTDAPAAWGNSGGPAVNQKGAVLGVLTFVSLAPGPEGSIVQGFNFVIPANAVRDFVKDTEVKLEGKSKFTEAWFSGLREFFSDDWKAAARHLEQADALLPNLPDVKRVLAEARENVKNPPPRPFPWFWVAIGVTLVSGAGYGTQFALRWHKNRYRIQPSEVIRMLESGKAPTVLDVRRTEVYDALPLKIPNSVRLAPEELSSGVGGLELDTTRPVVAYCT encoded by the coding sequence ATGGTACGCCGATTCGCCCTCTCCGCGACACTGCTCCTGGCCTTCGCGGCGGGCGCCCCCGGAGCGGCCCAGGCCCAGAGGAGCCTCAGCGTGCAGGAGGCGCTGCTGCGCGCCAAGCCCGCCGTCGTGCTCGTGATCGCCGAGGTCTCCGCGGAGGTCACGCTCGACTGCGGCGGCGGGCCCACCACCATGACGCCGCCCGCCTTCCGCGAGACGGGCACCGGTTGGTTCGTGGACGGTCGCGGCTGGATCATCACCAACGGGCACGTGGTGCAGCCGGCGCACACGCCGCCGCGCTGGCTCGTCAACCAGCAGGCGCAGCGCGCCGTGACCACGGCCTGCCTGCCGAAGGCGCTCCAGCGCCAGGGGATGACCCCGGGCGAGCGGCCGGAGCTCGAGGACGCGATCAAGCGCAAGCTCCTCGACCGGGTGCTGCCGACGACGAAGGTCAAGCTCACCCCGCAGGTGTCGGTGGTCATCTCGAGCGGTGCGCGCTTCAAGGCCGAGGTGAAGAAGTACAGCCCGCCGGTGAGCAACGATCCCGGCGCCATGTCGGGGCGGGACCTGGCGCTCCTGCACGTGCCCGGCGCGGAGTTCCCCGTGCTGCCCCTGGCCGACTCCAAGGTGGTGCAGATCGGCGACCCCGTCCACATCCTCGGCTTCCCGGGCGTCGTGCTCTCCCACGAACTGCTGAACAAGTCGGCCGGCGTCGAGGCCTCCGTGACCAACGGCGCCATCTCCGGCTTCAAGCAGGACGTGGCCAACCAGCCGGTTCTCCAGACGGACGCGCCCGCGGCCTGGGGCAACTCGGGCGGGCCCGCGGTGAACCAGAAGGGGGCCGTGCTGGGCGTCCTCACCTTCGTGTCGCTGGCGCCGGGGCCGGAGGGCTCCATCGTCCAGGGCTTCAATTTCGTCATCCCCGCGAACGCGGTGCGCGACTTCGTCAAGGACACCGAGGTGAAGCTCGAGGGGAAGAGCAAGTTCACGGAGGCCTGGTTCAGCGGGCTCCGCGAGTTCTTCAGCGACGACTGGAAGGCCGCCGCGCGGCACCTCGAGCAGGCCGACGCGCTGTTGCCGAACCTGCCCGACGTCAAGCGGGTCCTGGCCGAGGCCCGCGAGAACGTGAAGAACCCGCCGCCGCGGCCCTTCCCGTGGTTCTGGGTGGCCATCGGCGTGACCCTCGTGAGCGGGGCGGGCTATGGCACCCAGTTCGCGCTGCGCTGGCACAAGAACCGCTACCGGATCCAGCCCTCGGAGGTGATCCGGATGCTCGAGTCGGGCAAGGCGCCCACCGTCCTCGACGTACGCAGGACGGAGGTCTACGATGCGCTCCCGCTCAAGATCCCGAACTCGGTGCGGCTGGCGCCCGAGGAATTGTCGAGCGGCGTGGGGGGGCTCGAGCTGGACACCACCCGCCCGGTGGTCGCCTACTGCACCTGA